In the Afipia sp. GAS231 genome, CTACACCTATCCGGGCTTTGTCAGCGAAGAGATCGAGCCGTGGCAGGAGAATGGGGAGATTTGGCGCCGCCTCAGGGTGACCATCCCTGACTACATCAAGAGCCACTCGCGGACGCAGGTCACGCATTTTGGTCCCGACGGATTGATGCGCCGTCACGACTATACCGTTGACATCCTCGGTGGCGCCACGGGCGCTAACTACACCACCGACTATCGCACCTTCCAAGGCATCAAGATGCCGACGAAGCGTCGCATCTATGCCTATGATGACGCAATGCAGAAGGTACCCGACCCGCTTCTCGTCTCTATCGACTTCGACAGGCTCAGCTTCAGTTGAGAGGCCTCTCTCGCCTCTACCTCGCCATTCCAACCAAACTGATGGCGCTTGCCAGCCCGAGCCCAAACAACGGGGGTTGACCATGTCCAAGCTTTACCGGCACCGATCCAGATCGGTGCGGTCCGCAAACCCCGATCTGGTCGAGCGGCAGCGCCGCAATCTCCCGCTGAACCCGTACGATCGCGAGACCTTCTATGGCGGCGACGAGCGAGGCTACATTGATTATCCTCGCTACGTTGACACGTCGGTCGCCGCTTAACGTCGCCAACGAAGTCCGAGGTGATTCGGGCCCCGCTGCATAAGGGCTCATCGAAGCGCAGCGACCTCCGATAACGCCGAGAGGCAGCCCGTGGCATCTAGGCTGGCGCCCCAGCAAGCTCACCGATCTTCGAGAGAAGTAACCTCAGGATCGGGGACTTGTTTGCCTTGTGGTGGGCGAGGATCAAGTCGACCGTCGGAACTTCTCCACTGACCGGGCGCGTTGTCATGGACTCGGGCAGATAACGCTGCGTATAGGCCGGCAACAGCATCATCCCGCGCATTGACGTGATCATCGATATAGCGTGGACCACGTTATGGACTTCGTATTCGGGTTTGATATCCACACCGGCACGTCTGAAGAATTCCAGAACGGCGCGGCGCACCGAAGGTGCGGACTTGGACGGGACGAAGAAAGTCTCGTTCGCGATCTCTTTTGGCTCGATGCTCGTTTTCGATGCCAGGCGGTGGTCGCTGGGGAAGACGAAGACCAGCGGGTCCGTGCGCACGCGCGCATAACGCAAATCTTCCATGGACTCTTCCGGTCGCATGAAAGCTACATCGAGCCTACGCCTCATCAAGGC is a window encoding:
- a CDS encoding LysR substrate-binding domain-containing protein, whose translation is MELRHLRYFVAVADAGSLTVAAERKLNTSQPSLSRQIRDLEQEVGVQLMHRSSHGIELTPAGKAFLDHARMALVQAEAAKEAALRAVQPARPTFAIGFISGAEISLLPTVDRVLRDEFAGIDIRLSSEYSPVLAKALMRRRLDVAFMRPEESMEDLRYARVRTDPLVFVFPSDHRLASKTSIEPKEIANETFFVPSKSAPSVRRAVLEFFRRAGVDIKPEYEVHNVVHAISMITSMRGMMLLPAYTQRYLPESMTTRPVSGEVPTVDLILAHHKANKSPILRLLLSKIGELAGAPA